A segment of the Pristiophorus japonicus isolate sPriJap1 chromosome 1, sPriJap1.hap1, whole genome shotgun sequence genome:
TCCAGCGCGAAGAGCCTGCCGAGCCCGCTGCCCGCTCCCGTGATCAGGCACACCTGATCGCACACGCTCTTCTCCTTGGGCTTGACCACCCATCTCGCCGCGGCCAGCACGAAAGCCCAGAGTACTTTGAAAGTGACAACGAAAAACTCTGCGACGATATTCATGGCTGGGCTGGTGCCGGGACAGAAGGCTGGCCCTTCTCGCACAGAAGCGAAGTGTGCGAGCGGACAGTGAATGTGAGTGAGCAGCGGCCCTGCGGTGACGCCGGTCCCCGAGCCTgtactctccacctccctctccctccggtCGCCGCCGCCTGGCACTGAGCATCTTCACTCCGCGTCACTGGTTAAATAAGGAACCTGCTCGGCCCACCCAGGGCCCCTCCTAGCACCAGGGGGGCTACTCTGCGCTCTCTGCTCCCGCTGCAGTCGTCGGCCTGTTGTACTTGTCTTCATTTATTTTATAATAAATGTTAAATGAAAGGAACAGACTAATATTACTGAAGACTCCCTGTCTCAAACCCCTGCTGGCTGCAACATCGATTCAGGCAACAGGACGGACAGCTGCCGCGGCCCGGGCTTAAGTGTCCTGCGCGCATGCGTTGCTCCCTCTTTTTTTTCCCCCGGCGGCGGTGACATGGCGGACACGAAGTGAGTGGAGAATCGAGTGTCTTAAAATCCGAATCCATCCGCACTTAAACCTCAACTTTTAACGCTCACCACCCACAGGATATTCTCGTGTGTTGAGccaccaatgtattatacaattcgGTTTGCAGTTTAATGGTTTGGGTGCAGTGCTGTGGTGATGTACCCCTCCAGTCCCGAACTTCTGCATGTACCGAAGCTTCATTGCGCAGTGTTGAGGCTTTCACTTATTGTAAAGGCTCTTGATTTGACGCGATTAACTAACCAAGATCTTCGAAGTATTTTGTTTCTTGGCATATCTGTATATGCGGGTATATTCGCTATACCTAAGTGTTCCTTCACGGCCAGGCTGTGGCCTACCATAGATAGCACTTAAATACATCGGTATGGCTTAATCTACTTTCAATTGCTGCTGTATCAGGACGTATATACATTGTCTAACATCTGTAGCAAAACCAGGGCATTGGTTATTTAGTATTGAGAGTATTAATGTATGGTACATTATCTACATGTCCATCTCTGTATTCTTTCATTTCTACCAGAGGGAAGAAGGTGCCATCTGTCcctgaaagccttttgaaaaagcGCCAGGCGTTTGCAGTCATGAAGGCCAAACGCATCAAGCGTTTGTTGGTAGAAAAGAAGGTTTGTAAAACATTACGTTCTGCAGGACTATCTTTGCTTTAATCATACATATTTAACACATATTTGAAGTTAGAGTTTAAATTGCCTCGCATATCTTGCACTTCATAACGGTTGAAATAATTAagcaggagatttacgagaatattgcctggactggagaattttggctatgagcaaagattggaaatgttgagtctgttttctttggaacagtggaggctaaggggagacctgattgaggtgtacaaaattatgaggggcctggatagagtggataggaaggaaccgtttcctttggcagaggggtcaacaaccagggggcatagatttaaagtacagaggggaggtttagaggagatgtgaggggaaatttattcatccAGAGAGTGTTGGGGgtcggaactcactgcttgaaaggatggtagaggcagaaaccctcaccacatttataaaatacttggatgtgcacttaaagtgccataacctacagggctacggaccaagggctggaaagtgggattaggctggatagctcttggtcagttggtgcagacatgatgggctgaaattgcctccttccaatctataaatttctatgatttatgGTGAAAAGTTACATATGGCTCCAAAACTAGGGATCTGTGAGGGATGTGACTTGTAGAGGGTTAAGCTAACAGCAATGGTGATCATGCTTAATAAATGAGATGTATAGATGTTGAGTCGATGCAGTTACAGAAATATTTCAGCGCGTCTTTTCCTGGTAGTAAGACACACTAATGCTGTGACATTGTAAATGGTCAATATTTGAATTCTGTTATGTAGTAATTAAGTTCATGGTCTGCAAAGTGTCAATCGGGTTCATTTTGGCATAAATAAATGTTATGTTTGACAACTTCTGGTGTGTGCAGTAAATGATGATGAGTCCAGTTGTTGGACACTTAAGTATGTCTTAGTTAATTTATGGCTGTCGGATGATGATGTGAAATGGTACTGTTTTTGTACACTGATGACTTCAGTACTTCTAGTCCTTttagggtgggggtggtggggagaatggATGAATATAACTCGATCGATTTGATTATTTCACGACTTGATTATTTTCCTTTAACGTGGAGTATAGTAAACCATGTGTATTCATTACATTTTAAGCAAAAATACACTTTTTTGTAGATAAATAGACAGCAGAGAAAACTAATCTACAAGAGAGCTGAATGTTACCACAAGGAATACAAGCAAATGTACAGACGTGAGATCCGCCTTGCCAGAATGGCACGCAAAGCTAACAATTACTATGTCCCTGCTGAACCCAGGCTAGCTTTTGTGATTCGTATTCGAGGGTAAGTGTTGATGTGCAGTTATTTATTTGCTGTGACTACAGGTGAATAAACTTTTTCCTCAATTAAATTACCTGATTTATTTAAGCCATTACAAACTGAAAGAAAATAAACAATAACTACTTTTAAAGTAAAATGTTACTGCATCTATCTAATTTCAATTTATGACTTCACAGAATCAATGGTGTTAGCCCTAAAGTCCGCAAGGTACTTCAGCTCCTACGACTGCGTCAGATCTTCAATGGAGTGTTTGTGAAATTGAATAAAGCTTCAATCAACATGCTCCGTATTGCAGAGCCATACATTGCATGGGGGTATGTGATTAGACAATAAACAATTAGCAACGGTGAAATTGTATTTGTACTAAAAGGTGAAGTTGAAAATGCAGTCAGTGTGAAACCAGGTATGATGCCTTCTGAATGGATGTGGTTAGCATAGTAGGGTTTACTATACTATACCTCAAGCAGCTGAGAAATAACAACACATTTATTTCCTTTTTGCCAATTCTTTTACTATTTCTGATCACTTCATTGTGAAATTTTCTAGTATTCTTTGATGACTAAATAACAAATGATTTACTTTTACTTTTTCTTAAAAAAAATGCTTTCCTGAAGATATTGACACCTTGCATGGTTCCATGTCATCAGATGCTCCCTGGTACTTGGGGCATCTGGCTGTGCTTAAGCCAGAATGTCATTCAACTGTTATAGCCTCTGCCATCAAATAGCTGAGCCCAATTCTTTTGCCATCCAAAATTTTACATGTTCATTTTGAATGAAGGTTGCTGGATAGCACTCATGAAATGGGGACCCTACTTACTGGCatatttcccccctccccattccagGATGCTGAGATCATTAGTTTGTGTCTtggagtcagccttggctcagtggtgacaCTCTTGCATCTTGTGTTAGAAGGTCATGGTTTCAAGCCCCATTGTGATccaagcacgtaatctaggctcaTATTTTAATGCTGTAGCAAGGGACTGCTGCATTTTCGGGAGGTGATCTCTTTCAATTGAGACATTCTTTCCCTCGGGTATATTTTAAAAATACCATGGAGAACAgcccctggtgtcctgtccaatatttgtccctcaaccagcaTAACTAAATTGATTATCTGTCAttaacctcattgctgtttgtgacctTCCTGTACGCAAATTAGCTACTGCATTTTCCCTTCATTACAATACTGGTcaaatttcaaaagtacttaactgatgtgaagcacttttggaggtTCAGTGGTTGTAAAAGTACCATGTAAATGCATGATCTCACTTGCTCTTTTTCTGCTCTCCTTTCCCATCCATGTCTTTGCCTAGTTGAAACCTGCTATATACTGAACCATTGGGGGAAATCTCCCAATTACATTTTGTTTGGCAGTTCTGCTCTAGCCTGATTAACAAGAGAAACCAGAAATTCAGACATACAACTTGTTAATATGTGCATTGGGAGTTTAACCAGGAGAAGGGATGTCATAGGACTTTGACTTTTTTTAAACTAACATTAATGCTTACCCTATTAATTTTTTAGATATCCAAATCTAAAGTCTGTCCGTGAATTGATCTACAAGCGAGGCTTTGGCAAGATCAAACATCAACGCATTGCTCTCACTGACAATTCCCTGATTGAAAAGCAGCTTGGTAAGGTTCTTTTCATTTAGTTGGTACTGGGTTAGCTTGGTAATATGTATGTTAGAAGTTTACAAATTGAGCAAATCTTTTTTCATTATAGCACTTCATCCATCTGTTATTCTTACCACTGCACTGGCTCATGTGATTTCCCCAACCAAGGAGGTAGAGGATTTATACACAAGCCTTTGGAAGTGCTATGGGAGATTGTGGATTGGTTCCACTCTGTCCTGTGTATGCTAATGATACGTTTTACAGAGACAAGACATGAGTCAATTTATAATACCAGTTGCTGCAAACTAGTATCCCTAATGTGCTATTTATCCAGGCTACCATGTGGACTGTTGGCCTCTTGAGATATTCTTTTATAAATGCTGGGCTCCCAGTGATTGCTGGGGGATGGATTACataaagtttacagcacagaaacagggccaTTTGACATAGCTGGTCTATGCTGCCGTTTATGCTCCGCACAAgctttctcccacccccccttcaTCTAACACCAGCAGCATATGCTTCTATTCCTTTTGCcctcgtgcttatctagcttcccccttaAATGCTATGCTATTCACTTCAGCTACTTTTTATGGTGGCAAATTCCACATTCTTaacactttgggtaaagaagtttgtcctggattccctattggatttatttgtgactatcttgtatttccttgagttttgatctccccgcaagtggaaacattttctctacatctaccctattaaaccccttcataattttaaagacttttaTTGGGCCACCCCTCAGCCGCttgtttctagagaaaagagcccccttCTGTTCaggctttcctgatgggtataatctctcagttctggtctcaTCCTTTATAAATCTTTTTTTCACCTTCCCCAATGCCTTTATATTCTttcttataatatggcgaccagaaatgcATAGTACtcaagtgtggtctagccaaggttttatacaagtttaacataacgtctctatttttcaattctatctctctcaaaatgaaccccagtgctgttTGCTTTTTATgggcttattaacctgcgtcgctacttttagtatatgtaccccatgatccctttgttGTTGAGGTTATGTAGAAATTAAAATTCTGCTGTTGGCATTTTCAGTATGTGGCAAGTTCTTTGTAGTTTGCAGCATACAACAGGGTACCACAACTTTCAGGAGAGAAGAAAATTGTTTGGTAGGGAGTTGTCGGATTTATCTTTTCTATGCAGTGTTTCTTCATACAGACGCTGTTGTAAAACTGGAAATTTTCGTATACGGTATATTTTGCAAAAATAAGGACTTGCGAATTATGACACAGCAAAAAAAAATAGGTGCATGTCCTGCCTCTCGGCTTGCAAGAAACAGTGTTGACTCTTGCAATTGCAACTGTGTTTCTCAAGCTCACTGCCTTTTTCCACTGCCCAAGTGTGGAACACTTGATCATACTGTCACATATTTCACTCATTGGGCTCCTAAAGGGGATTGATTTGAATATGCTGGGAAATGGGTGATGCTATGGCCATTCTGTTCATTATCTATGAATACTAGGAAGTAAAATTTGATGCAAAGTTGATCCGTTGAAAGACTCAGAATATCTAATTACCTTCATATCATTCATTACCTTTTGACTTGGCTGTGTGATAACAAGCCTTTTGGTTATATTTCCATTTTAAAGTCATCAGAAGTAATCCCATTTCCTTTTACAAGTTGCTGTGAGTGCATATTCTAAAAGAGTATGTCAGTGTAATTGACTAAAACAACCTGGTAACTTGCTGCACACTTGATGG
Coding sequences within it:
- the rpl7 gene encoding large ribosomal subunit protein uL30, which gives rise to MADTKGKKVPSVPESLLKKRQAFAVMKAKRIKRLLVEKKINRQQRKLIYKRAECYHKEYKQMYRREIRLARMARKANNYYVPAEPRLAFVIRIRGINGVSPKVRKVLQLLRLRQIFNGVFVKLNKASINMLRIAEPYIAWGYPNLKSVRELIYKRGFGKIKHQRIALTDNSLIEKQLGKYGIICIEDLIHEIYTVGNNFKMANNYLWPFKLSSPRGGMNKKTTHFVEGGDAGNREDQINRMIRTMN